The window GAGTCGGAACATCAGCTAGAGTATTAGGTTTAGGTAACTCCGTCATATTCATAAACAATCTGATATTTTCCGGCGAAGAACTCATCTGCTTATACATAAATATACGCAAAGGAGCTTCTGCCTTCTTATAAGCCTCTTCTATACCAATCTCCCCGCTGGAAAAAGGAACAAAGGATTCATCATAAATTTGATAGAAAACAGGCCACATTACAAAGAAAGTGAGAAACAAAGCAATCCCCATAAGCACCTGTGTAGGTGGAACCTGCTGCAAAGATAATGCTCTTCTTATGAAATCCAAAACAATAGCAATACGTAAAAAAGCTGTTGTTAAAATAAGTATTGAAGGAGCAAGAGTTAAAACAGTAAGTAAAATAAGAAGCTGCAAAGAAAAGGCAACTTCCTGGTTGCTGACGGGTTCTCTGACTGTTAGATCTATGAAAGGAATATTTATCCCCTGATTATCCTCTGGTCCAAGCTGAGCAAAAACAGGTTGAATGGCTACTATGACAAATAGAAATATCAACAAGATTTTCTTGGGAACAAAAATCATAACTTTTTTAACCTCTCTTTCTGCTTTTCCAGAAAATCAACTGATTTGGAATCAGCCTGTTTATCCGTAGAGGCTCTGCTTAGAAGTCTTTTTAATAAATCTGGAAAAGATGCCTTATTTTGTGATACAGTAGTAGAAGATATTAACTCCAGTCTATCTTTTGTATCTTTATCCGATATTTCCGATATTAGTGAAATAGAAGAATCAGAGACTCCTATTAGGAAAAAAAGTTCTTCAAGCTTTATTACATATAATGTTTTATTAGAAGCCAGTACTTTTGTATCTATAATTTTTATAATTTCATTTTCAAGAAAGCCTTTTGTACTAGTCTTTCTTAAAAAGAAAAAGAGCGCATATATCATCCCAAGAACAACAGCTAAGACCAAAATCATTCTCATCGCATCCCAGATAGAGAAAGCCACAAGAGAAGGACTTTCTGTTGTAGATGTAGAAGCTTCTTCGGTTTTTTGCTCTATATCAGGTAAAATATAACCTTCTTCCGTAGATATATTATCTATATTAGGCTGATTTGATGTAGTAGGCTCCTGAGCAAAAATACAGAAGCCTATATACAGAGACAAAAGAACTACGCTAAAACGAGAATAAAACATATTGTCCCCTCCCAAGAACAAATATATTTTTATGGCTTAGCCAGAGCCATAAAAATATTTAATTATTATCATGACAACTGATTAACTCTAGCAAGAGGTGATATAATCTCAGTAACTCTAACGCCAAAGTTTTCATCAATAACGACCACCTCTCCTCTAGCTATCAATTTGTGATTAACAAGTATATCAACAGGCTCACCTGCGAGTTTATCAAGCTCTATGATGGTGCCTTCCCCCATCCCCAATATTTCTTTGACCATTTTTCTTGTCCTACCAAGCTCAACAGTAAGCTCCATATACACATCCATAAGCAGGGATATGTTAGTTTGTTGCTCGGCACTCAATCCGGAATCTCCAAATTGTGGAAACTGAACCTGCTGGACCTGCGGGGCACCTGCCCCCCATAGATTAGCACCGGCATTAGTGTTGTCTGCCATATTTATTCCTTGCATAGAATTTTGTCCCATAGAAGGCTGCTGCATAGAAGATTGAGAAGCAGGTAGATTTATCAAGCTCATGACAAGAGAAGAAGAAAAATATTCTTTTATAGAAACTGATTCTCCCTCTATATCTACAGGATAATCAAGGATAACAAACTCCTTATCACTAAGGGAAAAATCATTTTTTGAGACAAGTGCCCCCTGAGGAGGAGCAGTGAGTATGGTAACAGAAGCAAAATCTCCAAGAGAAGTTACCACAGGTCCATTTATCTGAGAAAGCCCTTCCTGCAATGCGGAGATAGAAGCTTCTGTAAGCTCCACATTTTCCTGTCCCACAAGAAAACCAGCTATTTTTGTTGCAGCAGCTTCATCTAAAAAATATCCATGTGCCCCTATTTTTCCATCAGTATAACTCATATCAACATGAAGAAAATTATCTGGAAAATCTCTCAGAAGATCATCAAGAGCTGTTATCTTTGCAACAGGAGCTAATATATTAACCTGTTTTCCTGTAAGCATAGACAAGTTAGCCGATTGAGATGCCACAGTATTGGCTACAATCCCCTTAAATTTTTGAACATCAGAGTCAGAAAGAGATGGGGGGGGCCCTCCTGCTGGCGTATCAAAACTAACTGTTCCCTGCAACAAGGCATCAATTTCTTCTTGAGTAAGTGCACCATCACTCATGATTCTTCTCCTTCTGGTTTTAATTCCTCAATAACTTGTTCTTCCTCTTCTATCTTTTTAACCAGTTTTACGGCCATTTTTTTCCCTACCTGTCCGGGTACGCAAAAAAACTTGGGTTTATTCTCTATTTTTAAAACAAGAGGGTTTTTCACAGAGGTAGGAAGCATAATCACATCATTTTTTTGTATGCTTAGGATATCCCGCATTTTAAGAACCATCGTACCTATTTCTGCTACAAGAGAGACCTCTACTGTTGATATTCTGTCTTTTATTATGGCAAGGTTTTCTGTTGTACCGCCTTTTCTAACAGAAGAATACCAATATTGAGCTGACAGTTTTGAAATTATTGGCTCAATAGTAAGATATGGAATACAAAAATTCATCATACCCTCTACATCACCCACTTTTGTTTCAAGTGTAACAAGCACTACCATTTCAGTAGGAGGAACAATTTGTGCAAATTGAGGATTAGTATCTATCTGTCCAAGACGTGGCCTTAGATCAACAACCTGGTTCCAAGCTTCCCGCATATTACCTAGGATTCTTACCATTATCCCTTCCATAACGGTCTGCTCTATATCGGACAGGTCTCTGTCTCTTGGGACAACAGAACCGTCGCCAGGACCACCGAAAAGTCTATCAATTATAGAATATGTTATCGTAGGGTCTATCTCCAATATTGCAGACCCTTTTAAGGGATCCATGTTTATTATACCTATAGTTGTAGGATTGGGTATAGAACGAATAAATTCTTCATAAGTCAGCTGGTCAACTGATGCAACATGTACCTGCACAAGGCTTCTAAGTTGTGCGCTCAAAGAGGTTGTGGTTAGACGTGCAAAGGTCTCATGCATTATAGATATAGTACGTATTTGTTCCTTGGAAAATTTATCCGGCCTTTTAAAATCATATATTTTAATTTTTCTTTGTTCTGGAGCTCTTTGTACTTCTTCTGTTTCTATATCACCTGCAGAGATAGCTGAGAGAAGCTGGTCTATTTCTTCTTGAGAAAGAACTTCTGTCATATTCTCGCTCCCCTCATAATTTTACTAAGTTCCAAGTTAAAACTCCACCACATTAAAAGTATCAAATACTATTTCTTTTATCATTCCATTAGTAAGCACATCGTTTATCTTAGCCATAAGCTCTGCTTTGAGAATACTTTCGTTTTGTGGTCTTAACTCATCTGCTGTCTTGGAAGAAAAAAATCTCCTTATAAGATCTCTGATATAAGGCTTCCTCTCGTTTAACTCTGTCTGAACAGCAGTATCATCAACGTCATATCCAAGATAGACAACTGCAAGAAGTGTGTTCTGCGCTTCATCTGCAGTTCTGGCCCTTATTTCTCCTATTTCATACCAGTTTAATATTGGAGGGGCGGCTTGATACTGTGGAGATATCTCCGGAGGTGTTTGAGATTGACTGGAAACATTTAGTATCTTTAGAGTAATTATAACAACAGTAAAAACAAATAATATTGCAGCTACTCCCATAGCAACAAATTTGAGAATTTGAATAAGTATATTGGGTAAAAATCCGACTTGCTTTGCATCCGAAGTATCTACCGATGATTCTTGCGTGTCATCCTCAAAAATATCACCCATTATCCCCTCCTAATATATAAATTCTATCAGAAAAACCCGGGGTTGAAAAGGTTTTTCTTTATAATATACTCAATTATTATTTATAAATGCCCGTCGGAGAGTATGATAATATCTACTCTTCTGTTGTATGCACGCCCCTCAGGGGTAGCATTATCCGCAAGAGGAACAGTGTCTGCCAAGCCCATAGCCTGAAATTTCTGCTCGTCAACCCCATAATCGCTTAAGAAATGTAATACATTTATGGATCTGTCAGCAGAGAGTTCCCAGTTGCTTGGCCAGGGACCTGCAGGATCTGTCGGTATGTTATCAGTATGTCCTTCTATTCTTATTTTTCTATCTGCAAGCTCAGGGCTGGATAACAAATTGGATAGTTTTATAAGAGTTTCTCTGGCTGCTTCTATATTGAGCTCTGCACTTGCACTTCTAAAAAAAGCATCAGCTGCGAGAGTTATCACTAATCCCCTCTCATCTTGCTTTACTCTTACTGTTTTTGCTTTTATCTCCGGCTGAAACGCAGATATGGCCTTTTTTCTGGCTTCATCCAATGCTCTTCCTCTCTGCATCGATGGTAAGCTCATGACAGTATTACCAAGTTCTGCAAGACGCCCTACGGAGAGTGTATTGCCTCCTTCTCTACTTCCCAATCCGGGAAATGCCGATAATATCAATCTTACCTGATATCCATCTACAGTTGCAGTGGTAAACATCATAACAAAGAAAGTAAGCAGAAGAGTAACCATATCCCCATATGTGAGCATGTAATCAGGAGCACCTTCGTCTGCTTTTTTTTCTTTCTTCTTCTTTTCTGCCATATTATTCCCTGCCGGCCTCTTGTCTTACCGCTTCTCTTTCTGCAGGAGGCAAGAAGGAGAGTAGCTTTTCAAGCAATACTCTCGGGTTATCTCCTGCTTGGATTGATAGAATTCCTTCTATCATTATTTCTCGTACCATGGATTCTTCCCTGTCTCTGTCTTCAAGCTTGTTTTTTATTGGTATTAAAAAAAGGTTAGCAAAAAGAGAACCGTAAAGTGTTGTGATTAGAGCTGTTGCCATTCCTTGTCCTATAGCAGAAGAGTCACCTGCAGAAAGGTTTTTAAGCATGGCTATAAGACCGATAAGCGTTCCTATCATTCCAAAAGCCGGAGCTATCTTTGACCAGTCGTCAAAGAGCTTGGCTCCTGTAGCATGCCGTGCCTGCATTTCATTGAGCTCCGTATATAAAACGGCTTTTATTATCTCTGGGTCTATTCCATCAACTACAAGCTGCAGACCTTTACGCATAAATTCATCTTCTACTTCATCCAGATTATCTTCAAGCGCCAGAAGGCCTTCCCTTCTGGCGCGTTCGGAAAAAGCAATTAAATCATTTATTATTTTACCTTCTTGTCGATTGGGAACATTGAGCACATGAGAGAATATCCCCATTATACCAAGCATTCTGGATAGAGGGTTGCCTACCATCATTGCACCAAAGGAACCTCCCAAAACAATAAGGACGGACGGGATATCCACATATACCATCAGAGGAACACCAGCTGCTATTATTCCAAAAAGAACCAACCCTAATCCGACTACAACACCTAGAATCGTCCCCAGATCCATATCTACTCCTCGTTAAAAAAAATACCTATTTTTTTTCTATACTCAATTATTCTATCAAAAATAGTCTGGTAATCCTCTTGGACTACCAGACGTTTGCCAGAAAGCATAACAAGTGTTGTATCCGGGTTGAGTTCTATATATTCTATGTGATGCGGGTTTACATAAAATACGGTACTGTCAAGCTTGGTTACCTTAATCATAAATCATCCGCCAATTACCTCTTGAGTGTAAGCAGCTCTTGTAGCATCTGGTCAGAGGTGGTTATTGTTCTGGAATTTGCCTGAAATCCTCTCTGAGTTACTATCATGTCCGTAAAGGACTCGGCAAGATCAACATTGCTCATCTCAAGGGCTCCAGCTATGAGCTTACCCTTGCCTGCAAAGTTGGGAGGGCCTATGTTGGGATCTCCCGAGTTGAGAGATACTCTAAACATTGTTTCGCCTTCTTTTTCCAGACCGCCTGGATTTACAAAACTGGCAAGAGCAATTTGTCCCAGAGAACGGTTGTTTCCATTAGAATAAACACCTGTTATAACTCCATTCTGGTCTATTTTAAAACCTTCCAGATAGCCCATAGAGTATCCATTCTGTTTGTATACTTTGGTAGAACTCTTTTCTGCAAACTGAGTTACTGCGTTTACTGCGCTACCTACTTCTCCAAGATTAAGGTTAAACGCCTGTCTTACAGCTACTTCCCCTTCTGGTATTGTAGCATCTGGAACATCAAAGGATACATTAACTTGGAGATTCCCGGCATCTATTATATCTCCATTGGCATCTTCTACTGACTGAATTGTTCCGAGATTATCAAACTGAATTATAAAATTGTTTACGGTACTGTTTTCTGCTCCAATATCAACTACTGTGTTTGTAGGAGTTTCCGCATCAGGATCAACATTGACTGTTGCCTGCCATCTATTGGGTTCTCCTGGTATCTTGGTGAAATCTATTCTAAGCGTATGAGTGTTACCAAAACTATCATAAATATCATAAGAAGCTGTCCATGTTCCTTGTGCTATAGTTTCTGGAGCAGCCCCTTCCGGTATTTCTGGCAGTCTCTTATCAAGATTACATGCAAGATAAACCTCACTTGTAGCAAAAGCCGGGTCTTTGCTGCCAACAGGTATAATCAGATCCTGCAACGCAGCTGTTGTATTAATTATCGTTTGTCCGCCTACTTTTTCTGCCTGCCATCCCTGGACTCTAAGACCATTTGCCGGATTGACAAGATAGCCATCCTCATCCAAACCAAAAACTCCGGCTCTTGTATAGAAATTCTTATCACCTTTTCTTAAGACAAAAAAACCATCTCCCTGTATTGCCAAATCTGTATTAACTCCTGTTGTTTGAAGAGATCCTTGCGTATGTATGGTATCTATAGATGCTACTGTCATACCAAGTCCAACCTGTTTTGGATTAACACCACCTACCTCATCCGTTGGTCTAGACGCTCCTGACATCATTTGAGATATCATATCCTGAAAATTAACTCTTCCCTTCTTAAAACCTGTTGTATTGACGTTGGAAATGTTGTTACCTATAACATCCATTCTGATTTGATGATTCTGGAGTCCAGAAACTCCAGAATAAAGAGAACGCATCATAATTCGCCTCCTTGAGCATTGGATAGTATGCTTTCCACAGCAGATATGTCATAGAATCTGTTGTTTATTCTAAGCTGAGGAAAATCGTTTCCTCTAATCTCATCAACCACACCGCTTATTATATTATCACCATCCTTTACAGATACAGTTCTACCAAGAAGAGAAACGGCTTGACTGCTCATAAGTCTTCCTGACATTTTTGCAAGTTCTGTATTCATATTTGTAATTTGTTCTAGAGAAGAGAACTGCGCCATTTGAGCTATAAATTCTTTATCTTCTAGAGGCTGTGTAGGATCCTGATGCGTAAGCTGTGTTATAAGCAGTTTTAAGAAATCGTCTTTATCGAGATTTTGCTTTATTTTCCTGCCATCCTGTAAAGATTTATTTATGGCATCCACCTGAGCTTCTACTTTAGCTCTGTCTGCTCCTGTCATAATTGTTGAAAGTTCCATAAAAACTCCTATACTACCAGATCAATTGACATGGTTTTCTCTCTTATAACATCGGCAAGAGGCACAGCATGATCAAGCTTATCTTTTTCTATTATTCTTATATTACCACTGTCAGAATTCTCCGATCTGTTTTCGTTATAATTATCGGAGTTTCCATCTTCCACTCCTACATTAAGATTAGCTATGCTAAACCCTTGTTCCCGGAAATTGGCAACAAGGTCATGAACATTCTGTTGGAAAATTTCTTTTACAAACATGTTCTGTACCAGTATTTTTCCTGAGATTGAGCCATCAGCAAGAGAAAGCGAAATTTTTACCCTTCCCAAACTTTTGGGCCTGAGAACCAGATTTATTTCTCCCTTATCATTATCCTGTAATATTATCTTGGCCTGTCTCACAATATCCGCGTTACCAGATTCCTTCAAAGTCTCAAGTAATTTTGTCCTTGCCTCCGGTACAGAATCCATATTGTGAGGTTTAACATCCCCCATTGTCATGTCTGCTTTACTCATATCCGTAAACGAAACCTTAATTTTATCGGTTACACCATCATCCGATGAATGCTTCACATTATTTGCTAGCTCTTTTTTCACTTTGGAAATATCAACAGAAACTGTTTCTGTTTTATTTTTGCTCCTTTTGTCTATCAAAGATATGTTTATAGAAGGTTGTGTTTTTAGTTTCTTCTTGTCTCCAGACAGAGACTCAACTTTTGGGGCTTCGTTTTTTATGCTAGATTTATCTACTACTATATAATCGGACTTTGTTAAAGAAGATTTTTTATCAGAAATATCTATAAAAACAGTGGTCGCTAATTCTGAGGCTGATTTTTTTGTCTTTTTCTTGTTTTCTACTTCATCTTGCAGGATGTTTTGATTAAAGACGCGCTTTGTCTTCTCTTTGGATTTTTTTATATCTCCATCTTTTACAACCTTATCAGATAATACAGTACGTTTATTGGAAACCTTTTCCTGTTTTGTTTTTTTATCAGCAATATTTTTATTATCCTTTTCTTTTGTATGTTTATTTATTTCTTCAGAAGAAAACTTATACTGTTTTATATTTTTTTCATCTGGATTTTTTATGTTTTCATCATCTTTTATATCTCTTTCTGCATCTTTGGTCTCTAATGCAGAAGTCGCATCATTTTTTGAATCACTGTTTATTTTATCATTAAAATTTTCTCTGGAATTATCAATCTTAGCATTGTCAAGATATTTCTGAAAATCCTGATTATCTATAAAAATATCGTTTTTTTTATCATTAGCTCTTCTTTCTCCAATAAAATCCGTTGCAAAATCAGGTTTTCCAATTGTGACAACCATTATTAATAACTCCTTTATGGTCGTTTTGTCATCTTCCTCTGTATCTCAGCAGCCCTATCTGCTGGCATCAGAGAAAGCCAATAGGGAACAATAGAATCCTCACCTCTTTCTGTAGAGATACTATCCGTTGTCCACAAAATATCTATGATCTCTTGGTCACTATCCATATTTAATAATATTTCAACCGCTTTATCAGGCGGCATGTTCATTAAGTAATTAGCACTTTGCCTGACTATGGCTTTTTTATTTTCGTACTGTTTTATCTGTTCATTAAACGATTTTTCTTGTTCTGCAAGAGCTTTCTGTCTTTCGTTTAATTCCGATAATTTACTTTCTACTTCCGCTTGCATGTCTTGTAGTTTTTTTTCCCATTCTTCAAGTTCTCTTTTTTTCAGTTCCAGAGCTTCTTTCTCTTTTTGTAATCTCGCACTATCCAATAGAGTTATTCCCGGTATTTGCTCAACAGTCTTTGGTTTTTGGACGCCAAATATATTAAAAACTGGTGCCAACTGTTCCCTGACATCTATAACACCAAGGTAAGTC is drawn from Spirochaetia bacterium 38H-sp and contains these coding sequences:
- a CDS encoding flagellar biosynthetic protein FliO — protein: MFYSRFSVVLLSLYIGFCIFAQEPTTSNQPNIDNISTEEGYILPDIEQKTEEASTSTTESPSLVAFSIWDAMRMILVLAVVLGMIYALFFFLRKTSTKGFLENEIIKIIDTKVLASNKTLYVIKLEELFFLIGVSDSSISLISEISDKDTKDRLELISSTTVSQNKASFPDLLKRLLSRASTDKQADSKSVDFLEKQKERLKKL
- the fliN gene encoding flagellar motor switch protein FliN, which gives rise to MSDGALTQEEIDALLQGTVSFDTPAGGPPPSLSDSDVQKFKGIVANTVASQSANLSMLTGKQVNILAPVAKITALDDLLRDFPDNFLHVDMSYTDGKIGAHGYFLDEAAATKIAGFLVGQENVELTEASISALQEGLSQINGPVVTSLGDFASVTILTAPPQGALVSKNDFSLSDKEFVILDYPVDIEGESVSIKEYFSSSLVMSLINLPASQSSMQQPSMGQNSMQGINMADNTNAGANLWGAGAPQVQQVQFPQFGDSGLSAEQQTNISLLMDVYMELTVELGRTRKMVKEILGMGEGTIIELDKLAGEPVDILVNHKLIARGEVVVIDENFGVRVTEIISPLARVNQLS
- the fliM gene encoding flagellar motor switch protein FliM, encoding MTEVLSQEEIDQLLSAISAGDIETEEVQRAPEQRKIKIYDFKRPDKFSKEQIRTISIMHETFARLTTTSLSAQLRSLVQVHVASVDQLTYEEFIRSIPNPTTIGIINMDPLKGSAILEIDPTITYSIIDRLFGGPGDGSVVPRDRDLSDIEQTVMEGIMVRILGNMREAWNQVVDLRPRLGQIDTNPQFAQIVPPTEMVVLVTLETKVGDVEGMMNFCIPYLTIEPIISKLSAQYWYSSVRKGGTTENLAIIKDRISTVEVSLVAEIGTMVLKMRDILSIQKNDVIMLPTSVKNPLVLKIENKPKFFCVPGQVGKKMAVKLVKKIEEEEQVIEELKPEGEES
- a CDS encoding flagellar basal body-associated FliL family protein; amino-acid sequence: MGDIFEDDTQESSVDTSDAKQVGFLPNILIQILKFVAMGVAAILFVFTVVIITLKILNVSSQSQTPPEISPQYQAAPPILNWYEIGEIRARTADEAQNTLLAVVYLGYDVDDTAVQTELNERKPYIRDLIRRFFSSKTADELRPQNESILKAELMAKINDVLTNGMIKEIVFDTFNVVEF
- the motB gene encoding flagellar motor protein MotB, which produces MAEKKKKEKKADEGAPDYMLTYGDMVTLLLTFFVMMFTTATVDGYQVRLILSAFPGLGSREGGNTLSVGRLAELGNTVMSLPSMQRGRALDEARKKAISAFQPEIKAKTVRVKQDERGLVITLAADAFFRSASAELNIEAARETLIKLSNLLSSPELADRKIRIEGHTDNIPTDPAGPWPSNWELSADRSINVLHFLSDYGVDEQKFQAMGLADTVPLADNATPEGRAYNRRVDIIILSDGHL
- a CDS encoding motility protein A, translating into MDLGTILGVVVGLGLVLFGIIAAGVPLMVYVDIPSVLIVLGGSFGAMMVGNPLSRMLGIMGIFSHVLNVPNRQEGKIINDLIAFSERARREGLLALEDNLDEVEDEFMRKGLQLVVDGIDPEIIKAVLYTELNEMQARHATGAKLFDDWSKIAPAFGMIGTLIGLIAMLKNLSAGDSSAIGQGMATALITTLYGSLFANLFLIPIKNKLEDRDREESMVREIMIEGILSIQAGDNPRVLLEKLLSFLPPAEREAVRQEAGRE
- a CDS encoding flagellar FlbD family protein, producing MIKVTKLDSTVFYVNPHHIEYIELNPDTTLVMLSGKRLVVQEDYQTIFDRIIEYRKKIGIFFNEE
- the flgE gene encoding flagellar hook protein FlgE — translated: MMRSLYSGVSGLQNHQIRMDVIGNNISNVNTTGFKKGRVNFQDMISQMMSGASRPTDEVGGVNPKQVGLGMTVASIDTIHTQGSLQTTGVNTDLAIQGDGFFVLRKGDKNFYTRAGVFGLDEDGYLVNPANGLRVQGWQAEKVGGQTIINTTAALQDLIIPVGSKDPAFATSEVYLACNLDKRLPEIPEGAAPETIAQGTWTASYDIYDSFGNTHTLRIDFTKIPGEPNRWQATVNVDPDAETPTNTVVDIGAENSTVNNFIIQFDNLGTIQSVEDANGDIIDAGNLQVNVSFDVPDATIPEGEVAVRQAFNLNLGEVGSAVNAVTQFAEKSSTKVYKQNGYSMGYLEGFKIDQNGVITGVYSNGNNRSLGQIALASFVNPGGLEKEGETMFRVSLNSGDPNIGPPNFAGKGKLIAGALEMSNVDLAESFTDMIVTQRGFQANSRTITTSDQMLQELLTLKR
- the flgD gene encoding flagellar hook assembly protein FlgD; this translates as MELSTIMTGADRAKVEAQVDAINKSLQDGRKIKQNLDKDDFLKLLITQLTHQDPTQPLEDKEFIAQMAQFSSLEQITNMNTELAKMSGRLMSSQAVSLLGRTVSVKDGDNIISGVVDEIRGNDFPQLRINNRFYDISAVESILSNAQGGEL
- a CDS encoding flagellar hook-length control protein FliK; the protein is MVVTIGKPDFATDFIGERRANDKKNDIFIDNQDFQKYLDNAKIDNSRENFNDKINSDSKNDATSALETKDAERDIKDDENIKNPDEKNIKQYKFSSEEINKHTKEKDNKNIADKKTKQEKVSNKRTVLSDKVVKDGDIKKSKEKTKRVFNQNILQDEVENKKKTKKSASELATTVFIDISDKKSSLTKSDYIVVDKSSIKNEAPKVESLSGDKKKLKTQPSINISLIDKRSKNKTETVSVDISKVKKELANNVKHSSDDGVTDKIKVSFTDMSKADMTMGDVKPHNMDSVPEARTKLLETLKESGNADIVRQAKIILQDNDKGEINLVLRPKSLGRVKISLSLADGSISGKILVQNMFVKEIFQQNVHDLVANFREQGFSIANLNVGVEDGNSDNYNENRSENSDSGNIRIIEKDKLDHAVPLADVIREKTMSIDLVV